The following nucleotide sequence is from Hydrogenobacter sp..
TCCCTCGTTCTTATGCCTCCAGATGCCTTCACCTTTATGCGACCTCTTGCTATGTGCGAGAGAAACTTCACGTCTTCATCTTTTACACCCTCATAGGCGTATCCTGTTGAAGTTTTAACAAACTCCATACCCGCATCAACAGCA
It contains:
- a CDS encoding 2-deoxyribose-5-phosphate aldolase, translated to AVDAGMEFVKTSTGYAYEGVKDEDVKFLSHIARGRIKVKASGGIRTREQAEKFLGLGAERIGTSHTFEILKS